In Xanthomonas theicola, a single genomic region encodes these proteins:
- a CDS encoding RebB family R body protein, with product MADNTLVNSQITDAVTQTNVKVVAEAPAQAIASLYQVASHSTGLALQNAVHSQQALNQVSNAVVSKAVALIMAIGEK from the coding sequence ATGGCAGACAACACGCTCGTCAATTCGCAGATCACCGACGCGGTCACCCAGACCAACGTCAAGGTGGTGGCCGAAGCGCCCGCTCAGGCGATCGCGTCGCTGTACCAGGTCGCCAGCCACTCCACCGGGCTGGCGTTGCAGAACGCGGTGCACAGCCAGCAGGCGTTGAATCAGGTGTCCAACGCGGTGGTGTCCAAGGCCGTGGCACTGATCATGGCGATCGGCGAGAAGTGA
- a CDS encoding RNA polymerase sigma factor → MFTHAWRTALPDLRRRALRLVNGRLDAAEDLLSDTAVKALLFIRRSPDAMTDPQGFLFVVLRHVFLDAVRRRRSGAGPLDQQQAKDVDTVADRAMTALQRAELDDQLQRVVAAVAALTRAQRRLFAYRFVDELPYPMIATLLSINQPLVRKRVELLRKRLRLALVAE, encoded by the coding sequence ATGTTCACGCATGCGTGGCGCACCGCCTTGCCGGATCTGCGCAGGCGTGCGTTGCGGCTGGTGAACGGGCGCCTGGATGCGGCCGAGGACCTGCTGTCCGATACCGCGGTGAAGGCGCTGCTGTTCATACGCCGCTCGCCGGACGCGATGACCGATCCGCAGGGCTTCCTGTTCGTGGTGTTGCGGCATGTGTTCCTGGATGCGGTCAGGCGCCGCCGCAGCGGCGCCGGGCCGCTGGACCAGCAGCAGGCCAAGGACGTGGACACCGTGGCCGATCGGGCGATGACGGCGTTGCAGCGTGCCGAACTGGACGACCAACTGCAGCGGGTGGTCGCCGCGGTGGCGGCGCTGACCCGCGCGCAACGCCGCCTGTTCGCCTACCGCTTCGTCGACGAGTTGCCGTACCCGATGATCGCCACGCTGCTCAGCATCAACCAGCCGCTGGTGCGCAAGCGCGTGGAATTGCTGCGCAAGCGCCTGCGCCTGGCGCTGGTGGCGGAATGA